CAAGCTGTGGATGAGAGGTTTCCGGGCTGCATGCAGGGTAACCGGGGCAGGGACACAGAACCAGCGACACTGAAGGTATGAACAGGTTAGAACCCTTCATCCAGGTGGCATCTTCTTCCACAGGCCGAACCATGTACGTGCTTCCGTTCAGCATGGGTCCCGTGGGCTCTCCACTGTCCCGCATCGGAGTGCAGCTCACTGACTCGGCCTATGTGGTAGCAAGCATGCGTATTATGACCCGGCTGGGGACACCCGTACTTCAGGCCCTGGGAGATGGCGACTTTGTCAAGTGTCTGCACTCTGTGGGCCACCCCCTGACTGGGCAAGGTAAGCGCTTGCCGtgcctagaggagaacacagacctGCTTGCACGCAGAGGGAACCCCAAATTCTACCCATCCTCATTAGTGAAACACCTAATTCCCAAAATCTAGGGCAGCAGTCTGGGCTGGGGGTGATGCCATGTCACCAGAGCAGTTCGCACAAGATTGAGAAAAGTCATTTGTCTGTGTCCCACAACAGGGACGTGGGAACTGATGGATATTATGAGGTGGGGGGCCTATTATGAGGGGCTCCGCCACCGCTCCTAAGTGTCTCTCCTGCCAACCCCGATCCCTCCAGCCCCTAATGATCCAGATCCTGATGCCCCTGCCAGCAGTCAGCCCTATGACCCCATTGTCCCCAGGGGAGCCAGTGAACCAGTGGCCGTGCAACCCAGAGAAAACCCTGATTGGCCACGTGCCTGACCAGCGGGAGATCATCTCCTTCGGCAGCGGCTATGGTGGCAACTCCTTGCTGGGCAAGAAGTGCTTTGCCCTTCGCATCGCCTCTCGGCTGGCCCGGGATGAGGGCTGGCTGGCCGAGCACATGCTGGTGAGGGCCTGGTGAGGACCTGGGCAGCtgcggggagcagggagggcgTGGGGCCTGGCCGGCAGCCTTAGCCTCACCTCCCCACTGCCAGGTGCCAGGCTGTTGGGCAAGGGACTCTGCCCCAATGACCGAAGCTTTGGCCCCAGGCTGCTGGACATTGAGGGGGCTTTGACTTGCCGCCATCCCAGCCCTGTGGTGACGTCCTGGCACCTGTTTTTTGAATAAACATTTGTCCTTCCTGTTAACCCCTAGCTGTCCTTTATGTGCAGACCATAACTGACCTTTGGTGACGCTgccttgttccctctctcctcaaCACACAGATCCTGGGTATCACCAACCCCGCGGGGAAGAAGCGCTACGTGGCAGCCGCCTTCCCCAGTGCCTGCGGCAAGACTAACCTGGCCATGATGCGGCCAGCACTGCCGGGCTGGAAAGTGGAGTGTGTGGGGGATGACATCGCCTGGATGAGGTTTGACAGTGATGGTAAGAGGCGCTTGCATCATACTCTCGGTTCTGGCTCTCACCAGAGTATAGGAATCCCCCCTCCACTGCTCCTGGTGGACCTGCCCTGTACCTCCTGGTAATCCAGCCACCCTAGAGACAGAGTGTCTTTCCCCATCAGATCTGGGGGCCAGCTCAGGGCAAGGAGGAGCAGAGCAGAACCTTCCATGGCCGCACCTCTCAACTCTTCCTGGTTGGTCCTTTTCTGTCACGTCTCCTCCTGACAGGTCGACTCCGGGCCATCAACCCTGAGAATGGCTTCTTTGGGGTGGCCCCTGGCACCTCAGCCACCACCAATCCCAACGCCATGGCCACAATCCAGAGTAACACTCTATTCACCAATGTGGCTGAGACCAGCGATGGTGGAGTGTACTGGGAGGGCATTGACCAGCCTCTTCCGCCCGGTGTCACCGTGACCTCCTGGCTGGGCAAACCTTGGAAACCTGgtaggtgggggcggggggggcccCCGGTGTGACACAGCCCCCGGGGCTCAGCGTCTTGATGATGTATAAGCCTTCTCCACACCTGCAGCCAACTTCCAGGACCTCTGGGAGGCGCAGGAAGTTATGAATAGTCCCAGTTTCCGATCCCAAGCGAGATCTCAGGTCAAGTCCCGACTCCACCAAGTACTGGCTTTGGGACCTGGCCAAGCTGCTTACCCTCCCGAGCTTCAGTGACCCCATCAGTTAAATAGAGGTAGTTACCAGAGTACCTACATCATTAGGCTGCTGGAGGGCTAAATAATGCATGCAAAGGGTTTAGCGCAGTGCCGAATATATAGcaaatttgcaataaaaataagcaggattttttttttttaaaggaaaggcaaGGACTGTTTCGAAAATTTTTATACAAGGAATTGGGCTCAAAGCACAGTCCATAAAGTTTGACCCATTAGGAAAGAGGAAGctggctcctccccctgccacttGGTTCCCACCATCCCCTGTATAAGAATAACCATTGTCTAAAGGtcagtgttggggcgcctgggtggctcagtcagttaagcggctgactcttgatgtcggctgaggtcatggtctcagggttgtgagatcgagccccctgttggcTCCGTGCTCGTgcccagtggggaatctgcttgagattctctctctcccccactctgacccccccaaaataataaatgagtctttaaaaagataattaaaataaaggtCAATGTTGTTACCCTCACCCTTTCTCCTCCCTGACACACCCACCCCAATCTGCCCTCCAGGCGAAATCAGACCAGCTCTTTAGCTAGTTTCTCAACCCTGTCATTGCCCCTGGCGCCTAGCagtcctgctcctcccccacccctgcactctgGACCTTCTGCAGTCAGAGAGCCTGGAGACCTAGGGATGGGAGCAGAGAAGGGCGTGCTGGGGACGGCAAGCTTGTGGTCGCTGAAACCTACATGCACGTTTTCCGGGCTGGCGGAGCATGCTCCCTCTTTATCTAATCACCCTTGACTTTCTCCACCACAGTCATTAAGCCCTCCACGTTCTCCCCACCCAACTGAGAAACCCAAGAAACTTTCCTACTTCCCCGCAGGCTCATTCCCCAACCCTTTCATCATCTCTAGCTTCACGGGTATAACTAGGGCGTGTTGTACCCAGCTGCAATTACCAGAATAATACCCTGTACCAAGGACCTGAATTGGGGGCTAATGGAAGTGCGAGAGGCTCTTACACGCAAGTGGagacaggagctgggggtggggaaggggacgcagtggtgggaggtggggactgGTTCTAGAACTCCCTTGGTGACCAGCAACCTCCAACAGAGAAGACACCGTGTCTCTTCTGGGTCCCCATGGTGGTGCTTTATACAAATGCCACTGACTTGGTCCCGTCCCTTCTCCAGGGTACCTAAAGGGCCCAGATGACCTGAGCTTCTCACGTTACGCCTGCCCAGGTTGTGTCTGACTTCTTCCAGCCCTATTACTCCATCTGGGTCTGAGTAGAGCCAGGAAAATCACCAAAATTCTGCTAGCTTCCAGATCAATTCCTGTTTACATTTTGATACCTCAGAAGATCCTATCTTCCCCTGTTTGCTGATGCAAAGTCAATTTTCTGAAATACTGATCTGATAGTCTCGTTTTTGCTTTCTGGTTTGAGTGGTTTCTTGCTAAACCCCCATTCCTTGCCCACTCTTTCTCACATAGCTGGGCTGGCAGCACTGTTATAGATAAACAACCTGATCTTTTGGGGGAATGTCCTGGCTCCCTTCTCACTGCCCCTTACCACACGAGGTTCCAGGGAGTTGATGACGCAAACAGAAATTGTGCAAAGGTGTGcaaaattatgtgtgtgttgggggcggACAAGTCCTTGGAAGTGACAGTAGTTGTATTTTCCCTACCAGGAGACAAGGAGCCCTGTGCACATCCCAACTCTCGCTTTTGTGCCCCGGCTCGCCAGTGCCCCATCATGGACCCAGCCTGGGAGGCCCCCGAGGGTGTCCCCATTGATGCCATCATCTTTGGAGGCCGCAGACCCAAAGGTAAGCATCATGTGGGTTCTATGCCTTCTCAGTGAAGGGTCTGGCTCTATCTCAGGGTCCACCTCCCTTGTGTACTTAGAGCCTCAGCCTGGATTGCCCACCGTGGCTGTCTCTAGAGCTGCCGTGGAGAATGCAAAATTATGGGGAGGCGTGGGGTTTGAAAATGGGCTAGCAGAGATCCTAGGCGAGCGAGACCAGGAGTCAAGATCACCAGAAGGGATGGAGTGAGGGTCCGAAGAAGAAAGCTGCCTGTGACCCTGCTCACCCGTGTTCTAGGAGTGCCCCTGGTGTACGAGGCCTTCAGCTGGCGCCACGGGGTGTTTGTGGGCAGTGCCATGCGCTCTGAGTCCACTGCTGCGGCTGAACACAAAGGTGAGTGCCCTCCCCGTGCCCCTCTCCTGTGTACCCACATCGCTGCTTCTGTCCCTTCCTGAGCCAggccttcctcctgcctgccctccccacgTCTCTTTTCCCAATCCCTTCTCTTCACCCTACTCTGAGGAAGATTCCTGAGCCACCGAAGTTTCACCACTCCCTCCAGCTGGTGGCAGGGTGCCCCTCTCTTctccaggaaggaggaagagtcCTTACCCATgttgcctccctccccaggaaaGATCATCATGCATGACCCATTTGCCATGCGACCCTTTTTTGGCTACAACTTTGGGTGCTACCTAGAACACTGGCTGAGCATGGAGGAGCGCAAGGGGGCCCGGCTGCCCCGCATTTTCCATGTCAACTGGTTCCGGCGGGACGAGGCGGGCCGCTTCCTGTGGCCAGGCTTTGGAGAGAATGCTCGGGTGCTAGACTGGATCTGCCGGCGGCTAGAGGGAGAGGACAGTGCCCGAGAGACGCCCATCGGGCTGGTGCCGAAGGAAGGCGCCTTGGATCTCAGCGGCCTGGGAGCCATAGACACCACCCAGCTTTTCTCGCTCCCCAAGGACTTCTGGGAACAGGAGGTTCGAGACATTCGGAGCTACCTGACAGAGCAAGTCAATCAAGATCTACCCAAAGAGGTGTTGGCTGAACTGGAGGCCCTGGAGGGACGTGTGCGCAGAATGTGACCTGAGGCTCCAGGCCAGCAAGAGAGCACAGcacccccatcccatcccaccccccatCTAGAGATAGGAGAGCCACCAGGCTTGCAGAAAATATGAGAGATTTGATATAACTGACATTTGTGTGCCATGAGACCAGGCCACAGACCTTCTCCGACACTCTGTCCAATAAGAGATGCTCATTTATTTTCCACAACTTTCGTGCTGTTTTCATTCCCGCCTGCCTCCATGGGCTTCTAACACCAATTTCACAGTCTTCTTGCAGCCCTCCAGGTAGCCAGCGCCCCAGTGCAGCCTGGCCTGGTACAGCCTGGTGGTAGCCAGGATCTCACTCTCAGACAGCTCTGCCACTGAGCTGTAGAAATAGGAATTTCTGGGAGAAGGCACATCGACTCTGTGTCCTGAGGTCTTAAAAAGATGGGGGTCTCTGCGAGCTGCTCAGTATAGCTTCCAGGCCTAAAATTCCTGATCTCCCACTTGGAGACGCAGAAGCATCTAGAACCCCATTCCCCAGTGAAGCAATTCCATTGTCAGTTGTCAAACCTGTTCTTCCTCCTGCCTGACCTGAAATTGGGACTCTCAAAGCATTCATGAAAGCTTATTCAATATTAAGACAGCTAACCCTTTTATAGTGTCTTCTGTGTGCCAGCTACTGTTCTGAGCAGGTTACAAAACAACGCTCCATATTACAGATgccatattacagatgaagaaacaaaggcacaAAGAGGTCAAGTAATTGCCCAAGCCCACAGAGCAAACAGTCGAGCCAAGGGTAAATAGTAACTGCATAGACATCTCTCATAGCAGCATAGACTTGTAGAACTATAAGGACTTTATATGTGCCCTATTCCACGCTTCTCAAACTTCCAAGTGCATacgaatcacctggggatcttgacAAAATGCTCATTCAGCAAATCTGGAGTGGCTGGAAGATTCTGTTTCTCTTACAAGCTCCTAATTGATGCTGacgctgctggtctggggaccctAGTTTAAGTGGCAAGGGCTTGGCCTAAATCCTCAGAAGTCAGCTTTAGAGGGAAATCCCAGAGAGCGATGATCCTTCATAAATCAGGCGTTATCGACTGAGGGAGAGCTTCACCTCTGATCCGAATCAGGCTGAATGAATACATAGACTGAGGTTGGTAAGATGGAAGTCTGTACCCAGTCTGTGTTGAAACACGTAAGACGGAATTACTGGGAATTGCCTCAAAAGAAAACACTGGAGGAGGAAACACCAAGTGTTTCATAGAGAACAGCCAATAACCAGCTACAACAGGAGGGCAGAAAAGAATCTAAGGTCGGAGTGGATCAAGTGCTAAAACACAGTGAGCAATGGAGTCTGTTACACCTAACACGATATAGCCAAATCCTCAGCTTCATGAACATACTCGATAACTGAGACTAGGATCAGAAGCAGCATAACACGGATTCTAGGCGCACAGCAGAGTCTGGCCCGCATGCCTCCGAGtgtcctcgtctgtaaaatggggatgtgcCTGCACCTCGGTGGTGTTAGGATTAAAAGGGTCAGTGAAGCCAGGCACTCAGAACCATCCTGGCATGGAGTAACCATTGTTAGCTGCTCTCACCTTTCCACTCTACTGATTAGAGAAGGCCCTATAAGCCTATATCATATATTCCTGACTCTACAGATTAAGAGGAAAACGaacaatgcaaataaaatttaggggagaaaaaataGGTTTGGAAATAAGTCCCTCCAGGAAAGAGGCGGGGAACTGGGGTTCCAAGCCCCTCCTGGTATCTAAATGCTCAGTGATATGAAGATACGAGCCTTAAAAGTGATTTTGATGATTAGAATAAAATTGGGCTGCACGTCCTGCGGCTGCAGATACAGGATAAAATATAgttaacacattttaattaaccttttattttactttatttttaagtcatttaagtaatttctgtacccagtgtggggcttgaactcacaaccctgagatcaagagctgcatactcttctgactgagccagccaggtgtccctaacctttttattttaaaataaaacacaggtacAGAAAACCATGAAAAACAAAGGTATAATTTAATAAACTAACAAAGTGAACACCCTTTAAACCATcaccaagagaaagaaacagaactttgCAGACACCCGAAGCTCCGCCATCCCCTCGCTGTGTTCTTCATCATCACAGCCCCTCCTTCCTGGCATAAATAGGTACCATGGTGTATGATAATCATGtcctttaatttgatttttgcaGTTTTATCACCCAAATGTGGATCTTTGGCCATTATAGTTcagctttgcccatttttaagaatttcatatGCCTTTGAAGTCTCTTTCAGTCTATACGTTCcccctccattcctttcttttccctcattttaacCACTGAAGCATCCAGACCTAAATGCTCAATGCCTAGATTCATTAATTTACTAGGGGTTTCAAAACAGCTATATCCAAACTCTGTGATAACAATTGGaataggtgcctgggtggctcagatggttaagtatctgccttcagctcaggtcaggatctctaggtcctggggctcctggctcagcggggagtctgattctccttctgcctctcccccctgttCCGGTGGCGCTGCGCGTgagctctctcaaatgaataaattaaatctttaaaaaaaaaaaaaaagacacccctTCGTCTTCTATCTCATTACCCTCTGGTACAGTTTATAGAAAAACAGCAAgacaatggatttttttcccctgtatttacCATCTTCAatgtaatgatttcatttcctatcATCCTGCAAAAGGATGAACAATTAGTTATTTACACACTCACACCCcattatgaactcatggatttaaatatgcttaatgtttattaaattatccttttaatgctcaaattgtcccaacTTTGGCCGTGAGAACTTGGCTCCTGAGTCCTTTTGACATTACCCTGATAGTGTTTGCTGGCTTCTTGCTATCTGGTAAGATAAGTTGTTCCAGGTTCATCTTGCACAtttcctgccccaggcctggaaTCAGCCGTTTGTTCAAACTCTGGTTGCTTTCCATGGGAAGTGGTATTTTAAGATCTAAGTGGCAGAAGTGTACATTGCTACTGGATTGGTCCATTGTTTCTAGATCTTTTCAATAGAGGGAGAGTAAATCACCCACCTCGAGTTCATACTGAGAGCTCCTACTCAAACTCCCGGCTCAAGGGAATCTATATCACACCTGTACCTCCTAtctgccacacacaaaaattctggTTCTCAAGGACACGGGCCATGAGAGTATTAGAAATCCCATAATTACTCAGTTGCTTTATAGTCAACAGATTTTAAGTCCTGGATAAATTAGCATACTTCCCCATTTCCTTCTACGCAGCGTGCTTCAAGGAGATAATGTATAAACACGTGTCATCAGTCACTTCTGAAGACAGACCTTTCCCTTGTGTAGCCCAGAGGTGGACACGTGTCCCAGGAGCTTTGTGCAGTCGCCAGCCTGGAAGGTGGGGTGGCGGAGAGGGAGGACTGGATTAactaggaaagggaaaaaaatgtgctcGCCTCTCCTCTCTAGTCTAGCCTGCCCTCTAGTGGGGATGTGAATGAGCAGGAAACAGCCAGGGGCAGGTCAGACAGAAAGTCAACTAGCTGACATTGACGTAGCAATCACTAGAACAGGTCCTAAAACGGGTGCAAAAGGTAGGAAAGCTCTCTGTGGCTTTAAGTGCCTTCAAGTGTGGCTGGGAAAAGTAGAAGCTGCCCAAATGAAAAGCACTTTACAAAATGTCACCAAGCAATATGCCAAATTTCAAAATCATGACAGGGAAGGTCAATAGAGTTTCTCAAAATGACttaattacaattattttaaaaggaatgctATTTTCTTTCAGTGGAACACAGGGTATGTCCTAAGATATAAATGctcatatacatttaaaaagtcttataggggcgcctgggcggctcaggtcacgaacccagaatcctgggatctgagccctgctcagcaggggagtcggcttctccctctccctctgcctctgcccctgctcatggacactctctctcgctcactctctcaaataaataaataaaatcttttaaaaataaaatgagatgacaAGTCATAAgcttaaaaatcttttacatacaaaaatcaatcaatggaTCCAGAGATAAAATCCTATATTCCTTTAGCATTTGACTTAATGTTAAGACTCATTTTGGtcataaaatttcagatttttaaaaatatttaccatgatttttaatgttttatttaataatatacaaATTCTATATTTCAAAGGcctgaatttctttttcagttttaaacTGGATTTGTAAGTGCTAAGGAGAAGAGGAGgctaaggaaaagaggaaagaggtaATCAAGAAGAAATgcattactaaaaaaaaaaagaaatgcattatttAGGAGATGAATGTAACagaagcttttgtttcttttctgtggaACTCAAAGtgcttaaaatgtattaattgttCATGATATACCTTTGTATACTTGATGCTTTGTGCTATACCTTTGTCATTAGTTCATGCAAGGCCttccccattttattatttgtttaatgataTAATGATATAATGAACCTGGATTTTTTAGACCTTTTTAATGGGGAATTGAAACCATATTATTTTTGCATCCATCACAACATGCCACCAGAAGAACTGAccaccacctttttaaaaaacctaccaATGAAACTTGCACAATTTCCCATGGCATAAAAATAGAAGACTGCCTCATTCTAATGATATGTCTGTGTCTACCATACAGActgcaatttatttaaccaatatcTCCCCGTATTGTATTGGGCCtatttgtttccagtgttttacTATTATCACTAATTGCTATGTTGAACATAAATCTTAAGGCTAGATTTAGCATACAGGTTCCACCTAGATTCCTGGAAGTGGTACCACTGGGTCATGAGGGAGTCCACTGATAGAGACAAAGTTTCCCCCAGATAAGAAATTCTCCTGGGAAGGTGCAAAGGTGAAAACAGCACAGAATTTATGGGCATATTTGCTTGGCAGAAGTAACATAAAATGAGGctgataagaaaaacaaaacagacaccaGGTTTGGAAGTTTGTCTTCGAAACAATAAACAGTAATAGTGAACCACTTGTAGGTTAAGAACGAAATGCTAttggagaaaaatgtttccaGCTGATCAACTAAGAGAAGCAAGAAGTAATGAAAATTTGATTTTGGGTGGTGATAGTGAAAACAATTTCAACTAATTAGCTGAAGAATCTATAAGACTTGAAGAACTGTATTTAAAGGgcaaagaggagggaaagattttgtttgtttgttttaatgatttcagATTTTCCAGGCTGGATAACCCAGAAACCACAGAATCCTAAGGTCTCAATAAATGTCACAGGGAAACTGACAGTAAATTACCTGACCGTGAGAGGTGGGTGACCGCTAGAACCAACCACATAATTAGTAGAGCCCAGAGCAAGATGAAAATGCGGGGTGCTGGTTCAAAAATTAAGAGTTTCAGACAGCGATAACAGAACATTAAACCAAGTATGGGGCCTAAGCGTGGAGCCCTGTACGGATCGCACGCCCATATGAAGCCGGCTCTCGTGGCCAGAGAAGATAAGCTCGGCTCTAGATGTGTGCAGACCAAGAAGTGCCCGGGTCTGACCACACCCTTGCCCTCCCAGGGAGAGTGAGGGGCCGGCAGGCCCAGGGGAACTGAGAGCCCTTGAACCCATCCGTGACctcagggggcccctgggtgagcttgcaacactttttttttttttttaatattatgttagtcaccatacagcacatccccggattccgatgtaaagttcgatgattcattagttgcatataacacccagtgcaccatccaatacatgccctccttactacccatcaccactctatcccattcccccacccctcccctctgaagccctcagtttgtttctcagagtccatagtctctcatgcttcattcccccttctaattaccccccctttctttatccctttcttctcctaccgatcttcctagttcttatgttccatagatgagagaaatcatatgataattgtctttctctgcttgacttatttcacttagcattatctcctccagtgccgtccatgttgcagcaaatgttgagaactcgttctttctgatagctgagtaatagtccattgtatatatggaccacaacttcttaatccagtcgtctgttgaagggcatctcggctccttccacgatttagctattgtggacaatggctgctatgaacattggggtgcatatggcccttctcttcgctacgtctgtatctttggggtaaatacccagtagtgcaatggctggatcatagggtgagCCCGCAACACTTCTAAGAGATTGTGCGCTGGAGGCGCTGAGGGGCAGTTAGgacccagggcctttgcactcggCACGGCGAGGTCACTCGACCTCCAGCCTAGGAGAGGATCCTGAGACGTGGCACGTCCCGGCCTTGGACTCAGCGGGTTACTCATAAACCCGGAGGAGGGGTAGGAGGCGGCACTCGCGCACTCCCCGGAGTGGCCGGGAGCTGAGAGGCCCGCCGAAGACCGAGGGTCTAGGGAAGGTCTGCAAACACGGAGAGCGGAGGGGCGTTAAGAACAACAGACGGAACCGGAAAGGCCCCTAAAGCCCCTGGCGTGTGTTAGGGAGCGTCTGCAAAGACCGCAGAGGGAATCCAGGGGTCATCTAAAAAGTTGCCAAAGCAGCTAAAGGGC
This DNA window, taken from Ailuropoda melanoleuca isolate Jingjing chromosome 20, ASM200744v2, whole genome shotgun sequence, encodes the following:
- the PCK2 gene encoding phosphoenolpyruvate carboxykinase [GTP], mitochondrial, with product MAAVYRPGLRLHWPALSPWGWSSWRSIQTLRVLSGDLGQLPAGVRDFVERSARLCRPEGIHICDGTEAENTATLTLLEKQGLIRKLPKYNNCWLARTDPKDVARVESKTVIVTPSQRDTVPLPAGGARGQLGNWMSPADFQQAVDERFPGCMQGRTMYVLPFSMGPVGSPLSRIGVQLTDSAYVVASMRIMTRLGTPVLQALGDGDFVKCLHSVGHPLTGQGEPVNQWPCNPEKTLIGHVPDQREIISFGSGYGGNSLLGKKCFALRIASRLARDEGWLAEHMLILGITNPAGKKRYVAAAFPSACGKTNLAMMRPALPGWKVECVGDDIAWMRFDSDGRLRAINPENGFFGVAPGTSATTNPNAMATIQSNTLFTNVAETSDGGVYWEGIDQPLPPGVTVTSWLGKPWKPGDKEPCAHPNSRFCAPARQCPIMDPAWEAPEGVPIDAIIFGGRRPKGVPLVYEAFSWRHGVFVGSAMRSESTAAAEHKGKIIMHDPFAMRPFFGYNFGCYLEHWLSMEERKGARLPRIFHVNWFRRDEAGRFLWPGFGENARVLDWICRRLEGEDSARETPIGLVPKEGALDLSGLGAIDTTQLFSLPKDFWEQEVRDIRSYLTEQVNQDLPKEVLAELEALEGRVRRM